TTTTATAATTACTTACCACGCGGATAGATCGTCGATGGTGTCGTTCAGTCTATTAAGCTTATCACCCGAGAGGCCTCTGAACGTGAGTATTCTCTTGTTTTCTAGTAGTTCTGGAAACGACATTGATACTGTGTAGGTGTTGCCCGATACGCCTTCCACTACGCTTCCGAAAGCGGCAGGAACAAGGTTACTGCCGTCCATAAGGCAAACATCATGTTGGTTTCATCTTGCTCAAGTAAAAAGTCAAATGAACAGGCTGACAGAATACTTACCTGTAGGAAGATGTCCGACGGGATGTTCCTTACTGCCTGTAGGGATGTTGCCAAGGAGTACCCTAACATCTCTTACGACGAGGATCTTCTCGACCGAGTTTGCTTGAGGGTAACTGAGAAATTGTGGATGAATTGACATGAGCTAATGGGTCAATAGATTGCTTCCGACCCCTCTCCTTTCGCGGACCGAGTTATGGTCATGCCTAACTTGTACGTTGATCTTAGCATGTGTTAATGATGATTGCTAATTCCTCATAGGTACGGTGACATTCTTTCTGACTTGTCAGCTGGTCTTATCGGTGGTCTCGGTCTTACTCCCTCCGGTAACATCGGCAAGGTCAGTCTTTCACATGATTATATGTCGCCTAGCACAGAACTCACTGGTGACAAATAGGACGCCTCCATCTTCGAGGCTGTTCACGGTTCTGCTCCCGACATTGAGGGCAAGGGTCTTGCGAACCCCACcgctctcctcctctcctcattGATGATGCTCCGGTAAGTGAAGAGGACCCTTCCGTTATTATCCCCGCCTTGTATCCTATCATGCCCGACCATACACATCCTTTGGCTCGTAGCGTGGCTCACTTGTTTGTTCACAGACACATGGGTCTTTACGAGCTCGCCGACAAGATCGAGAAGGCCGCTCTTTCTGTAAGTGGAACTCCTTGGCTCTTCCACAAGTTCGAAATGCTGATACGAACATCGTAGACTATCGCTGAGGGCAAGGCTATTACCCGAGACCTCGGTGGTAAGGCCGGCACCAAGGAGTACACTGACGCTATCCTCTCCAAGCTTTAAAGAGTTTGTTTGTAGAGGTTCTAGAGGGATAAACAAAAAAGCATGAACTTTGTTCTGACAATATATACGTTTATTCGACGCATTCTTTGTGATGGCCGAATCCTTGGATCATGGCTCTATCAGGTTTACTATTCAAGTTCCGTATGCGCTTCGCAAAGCAACATCAGAGTGACCCGTCGAGTTTCAGCATCCGCTACATTCCATCCCAATTTTCAGGTTTCTAGATTTCCCATCAACACGAAACATGAGACCTGATCTCAAAGGACGATGGATAATCGTTATCCATCGTTATAAACATGGAGggcttcttccatcatggTAATAACCTGCTGTTTTCATGTCCCCATGGCTCAGGCTTTTAACAGCTACTTCTGGTGACTGACGTGCAATACACGCCTCGTAGTTAAATGGAACGATCAGGGTTCACTCTGTTACTGAAATGCTGTCCATTTATTATTTGTTACTTACCACTGACAAAAAGAATGATTGTAagtagaagaagacttACATCTGGAATCCGCGCAGACGTTGGGAGGTCGTCTCTTCACACCAGGAACAAAGATTTTGGCTATTTTTCCCAGCTGCTTCCTTTGCACATTTCCCGTGGTGTATGTCTGCTATTGAGCGTAAGCTGATTGTTGTGCACGATgtttcatctcctccccatcATAATCAAAAATCCTCAGCGGGGGTTACTTCTTCCGGCAGGAGGTTGTGGTGCGATGATTCTGTATCTGCACAGGGATTATTGCTGTGGAATCATACAGTTGGAGCAGTTAGCGTGCGTCAGGTAAATGTGGGCTGTCAATTTACCGTTTGTTGATTTTCTGTGATGGTTGTTGTTTCAGTCCTCTACGGCTGCTGCGGGAACTCATGCAGCAGTCGAATGAAGAATTCCCCTGTTCGGCGGCTGTATATTTAGCCAGGTCATTGCTTGTTGATCTTATATCTTATCTTAATCAAAGTAACAGTCGGTCGATCCGCTGTTGAGCTGGCGAGATCGATCCAACCTATCGTTATGCTCTCCGTGTCCCTTACGTTGTTGTTCATGTCTGCTTTGTCAAAACTTAATAAGGACGGAAGTCCGCGTACCTGCGACTTGTTCGTTCTTGCATGATGATCTTTGGTACTCTAAACTGTCAGGCTCTGGTTTCGTTTTTCATCATGGAAATCAATTAAGCTGCTGTTATTCAACGAAGATGATCATATTAGTATATTTATAACCCATCATGCGCAATCTCGTTATTCTTTCTTTATTCTCTCCTTATCCTCTGCCCCTCTTCAATAATATTAACTGATGAGTCAGCGATCCTGTCAATCCGTTCCCCTTCTATTGTTCAGTCAGTAATGACCTACatagaaagaaaaaaataaGATGCGTCGACCTTGGACCATCAGTTCAAAATTCAACCTGTTGGCCGgggaagcgaagaagaacagaCGCGTCGCGTGCAGCTGATGGACAAAAGTTGTAGTCGTCATACATGGCAAGTCTCTAAAATCCCCTCGCTTGGCCTCAATCGACGCACCTTAATTAATTCGTCTCGACCCGATGCCATAAATACGCACACGCTTTCGTTGTCGCATATGACAGAGTAGTAGACTTCCTGTTTCTGATAATCTTTTTTGACCTTAAACTTCCAAGGACTCCAATCATAGCTGCTGGTCCGGGGGCCTGCTTGCTGTGTTTCGGGATGTATATAAACTCTGCGTTCCTAATAAGGTATACATTGTTAATAGGTAAGTGGTGCTAACAACTAATGAGGGATATTGACCTCCTGTGGTCGGTGTCCTTCTTGTTACCGCGTAGCCCGCCGTATACCAGCGTATGCTCGTGTTATCCccccttgcccttctttcattctcCGTCCCTTCCTGAGCCCCACGTCATGAACGAAGATTACGAAATACGCGTCTCGTTCCTAATTCAAAATACTTCTCACTTGTTTTACCCTGTTCTTTGGTTTGAAGTCATCCTTGGGTATTTCGCCGCGATATCAATGACTCTTTAACTCATATTAGCTTCTCTGtactccttcatcttgatATCCATATCTTGCCTCATTCTAATTCCCTTGTTCTGGCCTTTTGTTTGGCTGGCTCTGGGATGCCCTCTTAAGGCTCCC
The nucleotide sequence above comes from Cryptococcus neoformans var. grubii H99 chromosome 1, complete sequence. Encoded proteins:
- a CDS encoding isocitrate dehydrogenase, NAD-dependent, producing the protein MFARSASKSVASSLRSTQAPLGVRYYASAFKSSTPTSAFAGKKGADGNYTVTLIPGDGIGPEIANSVKQIFRAAQVPIVWEEVDVTPILKDGKTVIPDDAIKSIKKNTVALKGPLATPIGKGHVSLNLTLRRTFSLFANVRPCVSIKGYKTPYDNVNTVLIRENTEGEYSGIEHEIVDGVVQSIKLITREASERVARYAFHYASESGRNKVTAVHKANIMKMSDGMFLTACRDVAKEYPNISYDEDLLDRVCLRIASDPSPFADRVMVMPNLYGDILSDLSAGLIGGLGLTPSGNIGKDASIFEAVHGSAPDIEGKGLANPTALLLSSLMMLRHMGLYELADKIEKAALSTIAEGKAITRDLGGKAGTKEYTDAILSKL